In the Solanum pennellii chromosome 5, SPENNV200 genome, one interval contains:
- the LOC107019763 gene encoding F-box protein At5g07610-like, with amino-acid sequence MSYSAEKIEGSDDLLTKILLLLPARPLFRFKLVSKRWMALVYDHHFSYLWKPDSFPPALILQSPFLDHPCHYNPDKTKSKSSVRFFDFIMNDDPFDDVVILNCCGGLLLCRKRLFDEYIVCNPTTKEFHTLPSPNVGSLDMSLAFDHSISPHYKVINVGIQFSSVWYCLPIEIYSSDTNSWRRSRVQFPESFLSNLGQCKGVFFSGAIFWIFKGVNSFCYFDIDKEIIHSYQLPKMNEHYYCGCVRGNLHLVGSSVSDSHHIDVFVLENDCSSWSRKYCIDRREPTSCAIREMICSSPGLTSLEFTFSVLSLMTSEGNNQLPYLVLYMPCKAELTVKGRTCEKLPLPSVYHLFDNPYWIGSKLSNVGQ; translated from the coding sequence atgtCTTATAGTGCTGAAAAAATTGAAGGTAGTGATGATCTTTTAACCAAAATTTTACTACTCCTTCCTGCAAGGCCTCTTTTCAGGTTCAAACTTGTTTCGAAACGTTGGATGGCTCTCGTCTACGATCACCATTTTTCTTACCTCTGGAAGCCTGATTCCTTCCCACCTGCACTCATTCTGCAGTCGCCTTTTCTCGATCACCCTTGTCATTACAATCCTGATAAAACAAAATCTAAGTCTTCTGTTAGATTCTTTGATTTCATAATGAATGATGATCCCTTTGATGATGTTGTAATTTTGAATTGTTGTGGTGGTTTACTTCTTTGTCGTAAGAGGCTATTCGATGAGTACATTGTGTGTAATCCAACTACAAAGGAATTCCATACTCTTCCAAGTCCAAATGTGGGGTCACTAGACATGAGTTTGGCCTTTGATCATTCGATATCGCCTCATTACAAAGTTATAAATGTTGGGATCCAGTTCTCGAGCGTATGGTATTGTCTCCCTATTGAAATATACTCTTCGGATACCAACTCATGGAGGCGATCACGAGTCCAGTTTCCAGAATCATTTTTGAGCAATTTGGGACAATGTAAGGGAGTTTTCTTCAGTGGAGCTATCTTTTGGATCTTTAAAGGGGTAAATAGCTTTTGTTATTTTGATATTGATAAGGAAATTATCCACTCTTATCAATTGCCTAAAATGAATGAACATTATTACTGTGGATGCGTTCGCGGGAATTTACATCTGGTTGGCTCTTCAGTCAGTGATTCACATCATATTGATGTCTTTGTATTGGAAAATGACTGCTCTTCTTGGAGCCGAAAGTATTGCATTGATCGACGTGAACCAACTTCATGTGCAATTCGAGAAATGATTTGTAGTTCACCGGGACTTACTTCTCTTGAGTTTACGTTTAGTGTGCTTTCTCTTATGACAAGTGAAGGGAATAATCAGTTACCGTATTTGGTTCTTTACATGCCTTGTAAAGCTGAGTTAACGGTAAAAGGTAGGACTTGTGAGAAGTTGCCATTACCGTCAGTTTATCATTTGTTCGACAATCCATACTGGATAGGAAGCAAACTGAGTAATGTAGGCCAGTAG
- the LOC107019988 gene encoding U-box domain-containing protein 35: MKTRPVFLGILKTYITEEEWQSLEESDISKMEGQGTVQSPISSVVAIAITGNKNSRYVVKWALEKFIPEGETRFMLLHVRPEITAVPTPMGNLIPIAQVREDVADAFRKEVELQASEKLLPYKTMCSRRQVQVGVVQLESNDVINAIAGVVSKCSINKLVIGTSTPGLFSRGRNLSASISETAPTFCTVYAVSKGKLSSVRASSTENNRFLIDDNSDTSSSSNNSTSHSFSSQGERTDHSSTSPASYSHMYSPSHQLQRYQSKSPVHQALQTLLHKRTNFSENIQSRSSSVDIGEAFQALSIKSNTPFHKRAILDEVILPRALSVAIGEADDEKSCYFSSSGITDLYNRASSFKKAKVDNQLWSTSQYSTSDVPTDSSSGSQVNINYDLEKLRIELRHIQGMYAIAQTEAIDASRKLNDFQKLRVEEANKLKQINLKEEEAKELAEQEKLKCEAAKKEADYAMECVEREAEQRRAAESIANREARTKEKLEKSLALPLHHYQEFTWEEIVTASSSFSEDLKIGMGSYGMVYKCYLHHTPTAVKVLHSAEAHITKQFQQELEVLSKIHHPHLLFLLGACPERGCLVYEYMENGSLEDRLTRKNNTPPLTWFDRVRIAWEVASALVFLHNTKPKPIIHRDLKPANILLDHNLVSKIGDVGLSTMVQSDSSSAMTAYKDTSPVGTLCYIDPEYQRTGLVSTKSDVYAFGMVILQLLTSKRAIALAHMVEMATEEDKLVELLDQEAGEWPLEETKELAVLALKCTELRRRDRPDLKDEVLPILERFKEVADRARHLKCNQPPPPSHFKCPLLKEVIQDPCVAADGYTYDRKAIESWIADNDNSPVTNLPLPHKHLLPNYALLSAIKEWKSGKH; the protein is encoded by the exons ATGAAAACTCGTCCCGTGTTCTTGGGCATTttaaa AACTTACATTACTGAAGAGGAGTGGCAGAGTCTGGAGGAGAGTGATATATCGAAAATGGAAGGGCAAGGAACAGTACAGTCTCCGATTTCTTCAGTTGTTGCAATAGCCATAACCGGGAACAAGAATAGCAGATATGTGGTGAAATGGGCGTTGGAGAAATTTATTCCAGAGGGAGAAACGCGCTTCATGTTGCTACATGTCCGCCCTGAGATCACCGCTGTTCCAACTCCTA tggGGAACTTGATTCCTATTGCACAAGTAAGAGAAGACGTAGCGGATGCTTTTAGGAAGGAAGTTGAATTGCAAGCAAGTGAAAAACTTCTTCCGTACAAGACAATGTGTAGTCGGAGACAGGTACAAGTAGGAGTTGTTCAACTTGAATCAAATGATGTTATAAATGCAATTGCAGGGGTAGTATCTAAATGTTCTATCAACAAGCTTGTTATCGGAACCTCAACCCCTGGCCTATTTTCAAG GGGAAGAAACTTATCTGCAAGTATATCAGAAACAGCTCCAACCTTTTGCACAGTTTATGCTGTGTCAAAGGGAAAACTGTCATCAGTGCGGGCCTCGAGTACAGAAAACAACAGATTCCTTATAGATGATAATAGTGATACAAGTAGTTCATCTAACAATTCTACAAGCCACAGCTTTAGCTCACAAGGAG AGAGGACGGATCACAGCTCAACTTCACCTGCTTCATACTCTCATATGTACTCTCCTTCTCATCAACTGCAACGTTATCAATCTAAATCTCCAGTGCACCAGGCTCTCCAGACACTTCTCCATAAAAGAACAAACTTCAGCGAAAACATTCAATCTAGAAGTTCATCTGTCGATATTGGAGAAGCATTTCAAGCTCTTTCAATTAAAAGCAATACTCCTTTTCATAAAAGAGCAATTTTGGATGAAGTCATCCTTCCTAGAGCTCTATCTGTTGCTATTGGAGAAGCTGATGATGAAAAAAGTTGCTATTTCAGTAGCTCGGGAATCACTGATCTCTACAATCGTGCTTCAAGTTTCAAAAAAGCGAAAGTCGACAACCAATTATGGTCAACAAGTCAGTATTCTACCTCAGATGTTCCAACAGATTCTTCATCTGGAAGTCAg GTTAACATCAATTATGACCTAGAAAAACTGAGAATTGAGCTCAGACATATTCAAGGGATGTATGCAATAGCCCAAACTGAGGCGATAGATGCTTCTCGGAAg TTGAATGACTTTCAGAAGCTTCGAGTAGAGGAAGCAAATAAACTTAAGCAGATAAACCTTAAAGAGGAGGAAGCGAAAGAATTGGCAGAGCAAGAGAAGTTGAAATGTGAAGCAGCAAAGAAGGAAGCTGACTATGCAATGGAATGCGTTGAAAGAGAAGCTGAGCAAAGAAGAGCAGCAGAGAGCATTGCCAACCGGGAAGCTAGAACGAAAGAAAAGCTAGAGAAATCATTGGCACTACCTTTGCATCACTACCAGGAATTCACGTGGGAAGAGATTGTGACGGCTAGCTCATCATTCTCCGAGGATCTTAAGATAGGAATGGGATCATATGGAATGGTCTACAAGTGCTATTTGCATCATACACCTACAGCAGTGAAAGTTCTTCATTCAGCTGAGGCTCATATAACTAAGCAATTTCAACAAGAG CTTGAAGTATTGAGCAAAATTCATCATCCTCACTTGTTATTTCTTCTCGGTGCATGCCCTGAACGCGGTTGCCTAGTATATGAATACATGGAGAATGGAAGTTTGGAGGATAGGTTGACAAGGAAAAACAACACACCTCCACTTACATGGTTTGACAGGGTTCGCATAGCGTGGGAAGTTGCTTCAGCTCTTGTTTTCCTTCATAACACGAAGCCAAAACCAATCATACACCGTGATTTAAAGCCAGCTAACATACTCCTTGATCACAACTTAGTGAGCAAAATTGGAGATGTTGGTCTTTCAACAATGGTTCAGTCAGACTCTTCCTCAGCGATGACTGCGTATAAAGACACGAGTCCAGTTGGCACACTTTGCTATATAGATCCTGAGTATCAACGGACAGGATTAGTCTCTACAAAAtctgatgtttatgcttttggGATGGTCATATTGCAGTTGCTTACTTCAAAAAGAGCCATAGCTTTAGCCCACATGGTAGAAATGGCTACCGAAGAGGATAAACTGGTGGAGTTGCTGGATCAAGAAGCCGGTGAATGGCCTCTTGAAGAGACAAAGGAACTGGCTGTACTTGCTCTAAAATGCACTGAACTTCGACGTAGAGACAGACCTGACCTGAAAGATGAAGTTCTCCCTATTTTGGAGAGATTTAAAGAGGTCGCTGATAGAGCTCGACATTTGAAATGTAATCAACCTCCACCTCCTAGCCACTTCAAATGCCCCCTACTCAAG GAAGTGATTCAGGACCCCTGTGTTGCGGCTGATGGATACACTTATGACCGGAAGGCAATAGAGTCGTGGATCGCGGACAATGATAATTCACCAGTTACAAATTTACCATTACCACATAAGCACCTGCTTCCAAATTATGCACTTCTCTCTGCTATCAAAGAGTGGAAGTCAGGGAAACATTGA